The genome window TGTGAGTCTTGACAAGACAACGGGTGAAGTTACATTAAAATTTAAACTGCCCGGTTTCTAGCAGTTCAAGCCTTGATCCATAGACGATCCTGATTTGCCGTCCCACCAAAAACCCGTATTTAATGGTTGGCTCGTTTTGAATAATGCATTAATATACTAATCTGTATACCTCGGAATGTTATAAATTGCGTTTTTTTCGATGAGCAATGAGCATCAAAAGCGAGCCTGAGTAACGCAGCTATTGTGATGTTCGGGGCCATTGAGAAGTTATATATCATCATGGATCAGGCAATATTGCGTCTGCTTTTTTAATATCTTTTTTAATCTGTTCTGCTAATTCGTTGATGTTGGAAAATTTTTTTTCATCCCTGATACGTGTGATAAAATTTACCCGAATCTGATGTTCGTATATATCCTTATTAAAGTTAAGAATGTGGACTTCAACAGTAAACTGTTGATCAGTAAAAGTCGGGCTGTAACCAATATTAGCGACTCCTTTGTATTTACAATTCAGACATTCTACAATAACGGCATAAACTCCCCTTTTGGGGCAAAGCTCATCTTTTAAGTTGATATTTGCAGTCGGACAACCGAGTAGCCTTCCACCTCTGTTGCGCCCCGGTACTACCATTCCTCTGATTTGATAAAAACGTCCCAATAATTGCGGCACTTCTTCGACCTTACCGTCAAGAACAAGCTCTCTGATTTTTGTACTGCTTATTCTTACAGGGCAATTGCCCGATACCGGTATCCAGTTACTGACAATTACTTCAAAACCTTTTTGCGAAGCATGTTTTTTTAATAAACTTATGTTGCCCTCACGGTTCTTGCCGAAAGAATAGTCCTTGCCAACGACAATGGCTTTTATGGCTATAGTTTCAAGCAGAAGGTTATCAATAAAGTCATCTGCAGTGATGGAGGCAAACTTCCTGTTAAAAGGCAAGCAAACAAGCACATCTATTCCCGATTTTTCAATCAGCTCAACTTTTTGTTCATACAGAGTTATAAGGGGTAGATAATAGTCAGGTTTTAATACTCGCGTGGGATGAGGTTCAAAAGTCATGACCATGGAAGTCCCGTTAAGTTCCTCCGCCTTTTCAATCACTTCATGCAGAAGTGCCTGATGGCCTAAATGGACGCCGTCAAAATTGCCTATGGTAATTACTGGGTTTTTATATTTGATTTTAAAGTTATCTATATTATTAATAAGTTGCATAATACTCCCCGGGCCGAATAAATAATAGGCTTGACAAAAAAAAGAAAAAAAAATAATTAATATATTTTTATACATTAATAAATCCTTTTTTACAAATTTCAATATGCCGAAGTGGCGGAACTGGTAGACGCGCTAGGTTCAGGGTCTAGTGGATGAATTTCCATGGGAGTTCGAGTCTCCCCTTCGGCACCATTCTTTTTAGTGGTCCCAGAATTTTCAATCAAAAAAAGGAGGATATTATGCAGGTTCTTGTTCTTTATTATTCCAAGGGAGGTAATACCAGGCAACTTGGCGAGGAGATTGCGAAAGGGGTTGAGTCTACGAACATAAAGGCGGTAATCAAGAGTACCAATGAGGTTACCAAAGAGGATTTCCAGGAAAGTTCCGGCATTATCGCAGGTTCGCCTGTCTATTTTGGCGGCATGGCTGCTGATCTTAAGCGCGTATTCGATGAGTTTGTGGGTGTGCGCAAGAAAATGGAGAATAAGATAGGCGCTGCATTTGCCACAGGCGCGCATCATACAGGAGGCAAAGAGACAACTATGCTCTCAATCCTTCAGTGCATGCTGATATATGGTATGATTATTGTTGGTGATCCGATGGATGCTTCAGGTCATTATGGCGTTGCCTGTCTGCAGGCCCCGGATGAAACGGCTGCATCCGATGCTTTTAAGCTGGGAGCCCGTGTTGCAGAGCTTTGCAAAAAGTTGCAATAAGATTTTTGCTATATAATGCAATGGCGTAAAACAGATTTCAAACAAATAATTAATGACAGAAGAATGATAATCCTGATAGGGATGGTCGTTCTCTGTCTTGGTTATGTTGCCCTGCAAAAACATATTAATATAAAGGCTGAAAAAAATTTTAATCATACCATAGCCGGAATCAAATCATACGCTGATATTCATTACAATGATATTTTCGTTGATCCCATCAGCCGCAAAGTTTATATCAAACATATAACAATCACTCCCAAAAATAGTCTGGAAAGTTTAAACATTGGTGAATTAATACTTTATCAATGCGATGTAAAAAATAAAATCCCCCATACATTACATTTTGCAATCAAAGATTTTGAGATCTGTCAAGATAATAGCACCCTGTTGAAATTGAGGCCATATTTTGATGAATTGCGCTACAGCGAACTGAAAGTTGATTTTGACCTGGAGTATCGTGTTGAAAACAAAGATGATTCCCTTGTTATCAACAAGATGGTAATAGACGCTGAAAATGTGGGACGAGCTGAATTTTATCTGAAATTAAATAGATTTAACCTTACCAGGCTATTAAACCCATCAGACAGCGCAGGGAACCTTTCCAGGACTCTGCCGTTTGTTTCAATTTCTGAAGCATCACTTAATTATGCGGATGATTCCTTTGTATTAAGGTTTTTGGAGCGTCTGGCCAGGCAGGGTAACCGACCGGTCGAATACCTTATCCACGATATTTCCGAGGAGTTACAAAAAAAGATAGGCGATAGCAACGAGTTTACACGCATACAATTGCAAGCATTGATAGAATTTATTAATAATCCCGACAAAATAAAAATAACCGCCTATCCTGAAAAGCCTGTTCCTTTGGCCAATTTCCTGTGGCTCAATGATTTGAACGACCTGATTGATCTGCTGCGGATCAGGATAAATTAATTTTGAAGCATCTCCCTGCTTTGGAGATAATCCTGTGCATCCCGGCTGCCAAGGGCTGCTGCAAGCTTTAAATCATCAATACCTTTTTCTTCATCACCGGATAGAAGATAGACTCTTCCCCTGCCATAAAAGTACAGACCGTTTTGAGGGTCTATTTCCAGGGATTTGGTTATTAATGATATTGCCTTCTGGTAATCACCGGTTTCTCCGTAGGATATGCCGAGTTGGAAGTATGCGTCGATTCTATTGGGATCGATTTCGATTGCTTTTTTATAATATCTTATAGCAGCCCTGTCGTTCCCGTATGTGGAACAGATGGCCCCTTTTTTCCACCAGTATTGTGCATCATTCTCATTAATACCACTTGCTTTTTCATGATTACCGGCTTGATTAAGCGGGCCCGTATCTGTTTCCATATAACTTGACCCTGTTTGGCATGGTGCGGAACGGACATTGGAAAAGTCAAGCTCCTTAACCCATGCTATCATCTTTTTAAGATCATCCATCATGATTGATGATCTTGTATATATTGTACCCTTACTGGCGTTACATTCCAAGGTAATTTTCTCCATTTCAGGTAGCTTCCCCATCCTCAAACCCTGCGCAGGCGCCATTCCCATAATCATTTTTATGTAACCGGCCATATCAATATTCATCGTCATTAAAGGTGCAGCAGATTTTTTTTCTTTAAAATTACCCGATATTTTAATTAATTCATCAATCCTCTTATCATTTGGAGCCGTGATGAATAAATTATCCAAAGCAGTCATTCGCATGTCATATTCAAGCATCTGTTTATTTTTTGCTATACAGTTCATAGCATCCGGTCCCGGTACAGGAAAAAAAGGAACGCCCACTTTCAGTCCATATACTTTATGCCCTTTTACAATGCTGTCCTGAGTGCGTGTAAAATTTTGCTGTTTGGCAGAAAGCATCTGCTTGCTCAACATTTTATTGATATCGGTGCTATATTTTTCCAGCCATGGGAGATAGGTTTTCTCTATGAAATCAGCATAATTTCTCCCTTTTTTCAAAACACTGATGCTTTCGAAAACCATTCTGCCGTTTTGAAAATTTACACCTCCGGCCATTTCTCCGGTAAAGTTAGTGCAAACCGATTCTATACTGGAAAGGTCGATTCCTATTTTTTTGTAAAACTCTCCGAAACAATTATTTATTATATCGAGCATCCCCATGATGTCATAGCTGTGAGATCTGAAATTGATTTGATACTGAGGTGAATAATTGTCAAGCATCACAGTATCTCCGGTTGAAGTGAAAAGTTTTTCCAGTCTACTGCCCCGAACAGTATCCGCTTCAAAAAAAGCCTGGAAAATCGATTTGTTTAGATTAAGACCTGTGGAGACTGTTTCAATTTCTGATAAAGTGTCTAGACTTTTTTGGAGCATTTCCTTGATTTCAGCCGGCGATATATTAAGTTGGTTAAGCTCTTGGTTAGCAGGCATATTTTCAAGTTGAACCATGGATTCCTTTATTTTATCATGATATATTGACATTATTTTGCTTACATTCATTGTTATTGAAAATGAATCGTCGGATTTAGCCCCTGATACATTGACCAGCGCATTTTTTAGCGACTCTGAAATATTTCCGTTAGTAATGGGCGGCACCGATATGATATAGTAATCAGAACCGGAACTTGCATTGAAAGCAGCCTGAAAATTGTTGTTCGGCTCTTTAAAAGGGATAAGCGCCGATATTTCAGGTTTGGTGGTATTTTTTAATACAACGCCTAATACAATAGGACGGTTATGATCTATCCAGTCGGTTCCCTGGAGCATACCTCTAAGCATATGGGCAGGTGATGGAGTATTCGTATGTGGGTCTGCTTTTATAAGCTCTTCAATTATGTTTAACGTTTCGTCTATTCTGCTTATTTTAATTATAATATCCAATGAATCAGGGATGGTATTTTTGGCGTTAACAGAACAATTTGTGATTATTAGCAGTGTTATAATAAAAATTATGGGAGACAATTCCATCTTAGAGGGCTTTAAGAACATTTCATTCTCCTTGTATCAAATCTTTGAATAATTCAATTTAATTATATAATATACAGGATGTAAATCTTTGTATATTATCGGCAGTAACTTGGAAAAACTTAAAATTTTTTTCTTTTTTTAAAATTTGAGAATCTATACTCTGGAAGGTTATAAATTGCGAACTTATTTTTGCGCGAACCCTTAAGAACAAGGACGAAATAATTTTAAATTGACAACTGTACCTGGATCTGAGATTTTCTTTTTTTTCAACCAATTTAAATATAAGGTGAACTGAAATGCTGAATGTTTTTAGAAAAAAGGCTGGCTCGTGGATGGTTAAGGCCATCCTGGGCGCAATTATCATTGTATTTATTTTCTGGGGTGTGGGCAACTACGGCGAGAAACAAGGCAACATGGTTGCTGTTGTAAACGGAGAAAACATTACAATAGACGAATACAGAGATGCATACGAGAATCTCCTGGAACAGTTTCGTAAAAGATTTGGAAATAACCTGAATGATGAAATGATAAAAATGTTCCGGATTAAACATCAGGCTTTAAATATGCTCATAGACAGG of Desulfosarcina sp. BuS5 contains these proteins:
- a CDS encoding bifunctional riboflavin kinase/FAD synthetase; the protein is MQLINNIDNFKIKYKNPVITIGNFDGVHLGHQALLHEVIEKAEELNGTSMVMTFEPHPTRVLKPDYYLPLITLYEQKVELIEKSGIDVLVCLPFNRKFASITADDFIDNLLLETIAIKAIVVGKDYSFGKNREGNISLLKKHASQKGFEVIVSNWIPVSGNCPVRISSTKIRELVLDGKVEEVPQLLGRFYQIRGMVVPGRNRGGRLLGCPTANINLKDELCPKRGVYAVIVECLNCKYKGVANIGYSPTFTDQQFTVEVHILNFNKDIYEHQIRVNFITRIRDEKKFSNINELAEQIKKDIKKADAILPDP
- a CDS encoding flavodoxin family protein, translated to MQVLVLYYSKGGNTRQLGEEIAKGVESTNIKAVIKSTNEVTKEDFQESSGIIAGSPVYFGGMAADLKRVFDEFVGVRKKMENKIGAAFATGAHHTGGKETTMLSILQCMLIYGMIIVGDPMDASGHYGVACLQAPDETAASDAFKLGARVAELCKKLQ
- a CDS encoding tetratricopeptide repeat protein, giving the protein MFLKPSKMELSPIIFIITLLIITNCSVNAKNTIPDSLDIIIKISRIDETLNIIEELIKADPHTNTPSPAHMLRGMLQGTDWIDHNRPIVLGVVLKNTTKPEISALIPFKEPNNNFQAAFNASSGSDYYIISVPPITNGNISESLKNALVNVSGAKSDDSFSITMNVSKIMSIYHDKIKESMVQLENMPANQELNQLNISPAEIKEMLQKSLDTLSEIETVSTGLNLNKSIFQAFFEADTVRGSRLEKLFTSTGDTVMLDNYSPQYQINFRSHSYDIMGMLDIINNCFGEFYKKIGIDLSSIESVCTNFTGEMAGGVNFQNGRMVFESISVLKKGRNYADFIEKTYLPWLEKYSTDINKMLSKQMLSAKQQNFTRTQDSIVKGHKVYGLKVGVPFFPVPGPDAMNCIAKNKQMLEYDMRMTALDNLFITAPNDKRIDELIKISGNFKEKKSAAPLMTMNIDMAGYIKMIMGMAPAQGLRMGKLPEMEKITLECNASKGTIYTRSSIMMDDLKKMIAWVKELDFSNVRSAPCQTGSSYMETDTGPLNQAGNHEKASGINENDAQYWWKKGAICSTYGNDRAAIRYYKKAIEIDPNRIDAYFQLGISYGETGDYQKAISLITKSLEIDPQNGLYFYGRGRVYLLSGDEEKGIDDLKLAAALGSRDAQDYLQSREMLQN